The DNA window TGTCTAACACTTCCACCTGTATCAGAGCCTAATGATATAGACACTTCTTGTGCAGCAACAGAGGCTGCTGCCCCACCACTACTACCACCAGGAACTCTATCCAAATCCCAAGGATTAGAAGTTTTATGATGGAAGGAAGTTTTTGTTGTAGATCCCATTGCAAATTCATCCATATTTGTTACACCAATGATGATTGCATCTTCTTCTTTTAATTTTTTTACAACAGTTGAATCATAAATTCCAACATAGTTTTCTAAAATTTTTGAACAAGAAGTTGATTTACCACCTTCCATTAAAATATTGTCCTTTATTGCAATAGGAACACCAGCAAGTCTTCCTAATTTTTCTCCATTTTTTTTCTTCTCATCTAGTTTTTTAGCCTCATCAAGTGCAATATCTTTTCTTAAAGAAACAAAACTTTTTATTTTATCTTCAACTTTTTCTATTCTTTTATAAAAGGAATCAACTATTTCTATTGCTGATAGTTCGTTAGATAAAAATTTATCTCTTAATTCTTTTGCAGTCAATTCATAAAGATTATTCATATACCCTCAATATCCTCCTACTCTCCAATGACTTTTGGAACTACTATTGCATTTTCAGCACTTTCAGGTGCATTTAATAGTACTTTTTTTATTTCTAATGATGGTTTTTCTTCTTTTTCTCTAAAATTATTAACAGCTTCATTTATATAAACTAAGGGTTTAACCTTTGATGTATCAACTTCATTTAACATATCAATATATTTTAGAATATCATTTAATTCAACCTGAAATTTTTCTATTTCTTTATCTTCAAATGATAACTTTGATAATTTTGCAATTTTTAGAACTTCTTCTTTTGTAAGTGCCATTTTCCCTCCTAAATTGAATATAAGTATTCCACTTCTTGTTTTGTTAATTCTCTATATTTACCCTCTGGTAAATCACCTAAAGCTAATTCACCAATTTTTTCTCTTCTTAACATTAAAACTTTATATTCAAATTTCTCTATCATTCTTCTAATTTGTCTATTTCTACCTTCTCTTATTGAAATATACATAGAAGTCTTATTTTTATCATATTTTATTCCAGATATTTTAGCTGGTAGTGTTTTACCATCATCTAACAACACACCTTTTTTTAATTCATCAATTTCCTCTTTTTTTAATTTACCTAAAATTTTTATATAATATTTTTTATAAATTTCTGATTTTGGATGAACTACTCTGTTAAATAATTCTCCATCATTTGTAAGCAAAATTAAACCACTTGTCATATAGTCAAGTCGTCCAATAGGAAAAATTCTTTTGTCAGTTTTAATTAAATCAACTACTGTTTTTCTACCTCTATCATCACTTGAAGAAGATAATACTTCCAATGGCTTATTTAACATAAAATAAACTTTTTCTTCATTTATTTTAGTTTCAATCTTTTTACCATCAATCAAGATAGTATCATTTTCATCAATATCCATACCAGGACTTGCAATATTTCCATTTACAACAATCTTACCTTCATCAATATATTTATCAATAGCCCTTCTTGAAGCAATTCCAAGAGTAGATAAAAATTTATTAATCCTCATTAGTAGTTATATTCTCCATAATTTTAATTTTTTCTTTTAATAAATCATAATCAGGTAATTCTGTTATATTTTTTATACCTAAATATGATAAAAATTTATCAGTTACTTCATACAAGTTAGCTTTTCTTCCACTTTCTTGCTTACCACAATTCCTAATAAACTTTCTTTCTTCTAAGTTAGAAATAATTCTATCAACAGAAACTCCTCTAATACTTTCAATTTCTGATTTTGTAACAGGTTGTTTATATGCTATTATGGATAAAGTTTCTATTGAAGCAGATGACAATTTTTTAGGTTTAGTTTCTTGTTCAAAATAATTATTAATAACTTCACCATATAGTGGATTAGTTGATAAATAAACTATTTCTGAATCAACTTCAAGATTTATACCAGTATCTTTTCTATCATCTTTCAATTCTAAAAGAATTTTTAACATATCTTCAATAGAAATTTTAAAAAATTTAGCTAAATCTTTTATTTTATTTTCATCTCCACCTAAAAAAATGATAGATTCAACCTGATTTTTTATACTCATTTAAAACTTTCCTTAATATTAATATTCTGTTTCTGTTGAAACCAAAACTCTGCTATATAATGAGAAGTTATTTAATAACACACCTATACCATTAATAACCGCATTTAAAGGATCTTCTGATATAGTAACTTTTAAATTTAAACCTGCTGATATTTTTTTATCTATTCCTCTAAGTAATGCTCCACCACCACTTATATATATACCTCTTTTCTTAATATCAGCAGCTAATTCAGGAGGAGTTTTTTCAAAAACTACTCTTATTTCTTCAATAATTTCTTGAACTAATGCAGATAAAGTATCTATTAATTCAGATGATGTTAAAGTAATATCTTTTGGTAGACCATTTAAAACATATTTACCACTAACTTCTATTTCCATTTCTTCTTCTTCTGGACTAACAGTACCTATTTTAATTTTTATATCCTCAGCTGATTTTTCTCCAATCAATAAATTATGTTTTTGTCTTACATAATCAACAATAGCAGTATCAAATCTATCTCCTGCTACTCTAAAAGAAGATTTTTTAACAACTCCTCCCAAAGATACAACAGCTAATTCTGATGTTCCTCCACCAATATCAACTACCATACTACCTTCTGGTTCAAAAATATTTATTCCTACACCTATTGCTGCCGCCATAGGTTCTTCGATTAAGTAAGCTTCTCTTGCTCCAGCTTCTCTTGTAACTTCCATAACTGCTCTTTTTTCAACTTGTGTTATTCCAGCAGGTACACAGATAATTACCCTAGGTTTATTTAAAAATGTACCAGATTTAATTCTCTTATAAAAACATCTTAACATCTTTTCTGTGACTTCATAATCAGCAATAACTCCATTTCTTAAAGGCCTTATAGTTTCATAAGTAGAAGGAGTTCTTCCTATCATATGTTTTGCTTTTTCACCAACTTCAAAAATCTCTTTTGTTTTAGTAGAAATTGCAACAACAGAAGGTTCTCTTAGAATAATACCTTTATTTTTCATACAGATTAATGTATTAGATGTTCCTAAATCTATACCTAAATCATCTGAAAATATTCCTAAAATTTTACCCAAAAACTTTTTCATTATTTTGCACCTCATCATTAAATTTTATCTATTTGACTTGTTTTATAACCAATTTTTCTTAAATTTTTTAAAAAATTTGAAATAGGAAAACCCATTATAGAATAATAATCCCCATCTATTTTTTCAACAAGTACTCTTCCATAACCTTGAATACCATAAGCTCCTGCTTTATCAAAAGGTTCACCAGTATCTAAATACCAGTTTATTGTATCATTATCTAAGTCAAAAAATTTGACTTCACTTACAACAACTTCTCTTATTAAAATATTTTTAGAAATATTTTTAAATACATAAGCAGTTATAACCCTATGTACTTTACTAGATAGAGTCTTTAAAAATTTAAAAGCTTCTTCTCTGTTTTTAGGTTTTCCAAAAACTTTTCCATTTAACTCAACAACAGTATCAGCTGCTAAAATAAATTCATTTACATTATTTTTTGCAATTTGCTCTAACTTTTTTTCAGCTATATCTAGTATTCTTTCAGTAATAATTTTTTTATCACTTATTTCTTCAATATTAGATGTTATAACTTTGAAATTAAAACCTGCATCTTTCAAAATTTCCTGTCTTCTTTGTGAATTCGAAGCTAAAATCATTTTAATCTTCCCTATTAATAGTTACTGTTTTTTGTAAAGTTACTTTTCCCATTATATTTTGTAATTCTTCTTCTGATGTTTTTTCCTTATTTTTCTTCCTAGAAGCCCTTTTATTCTTTTTCATTTTTTCAAAATTATCAGCTTTTTTCTTTATAGCATCTTCTTCCATTTTTTTATGTTTTTGTATTCTTAATGCTTCTTTTCTTTCTAAATCCTCTTTTATCTTAATTTGTTCCATTAACTCAGCTTCTATTTCTGCTCTTTGTCTTTCCTTTTTTCTCTTTATATTGGATTTTATTATGCTTCTCCTCATAGGAGTAAAAATCATAAGTATAATTAAAAAAACTTCAAATCCAATTAAAAAATAATAAAAGTAATAAAAAGGATATTGATTAATTTTTAAGCTAATGTTTATCAACTCGTATAGAATATATGTAGGTAAATAACCTATATTATATTCAAATAAAGATTTATTAATTAAAGTTCTTAAAAACTCTCCATTAACTTCAAAGTTTTTAACATTTATAAAATAAACACCTGAACTGAATAAAATATATAAATAAACAGCAATAATAAAAAATATAAATGTGTAATACAATCTTAGTTCCCAAAAGAATCTTAATTTTTTATCTTTTATCAAAAATACAAAACCATATAAAATAAAAAAAAGAAGTGTTGGAATTAACATTATCCCTAAGTACTTATATATTTTATCATATATTCCTCTATTAATAAAAGGAAGATTTATAAAATGACCTCCTATTAAGTAAAATAAGAATAAAAAATAGATATATACAAATTTTATTCTTTTCAAAACTACACCTCTTTAATTAAATTAATTTTCGTTTTAAACAACACTTTAATAATAACATATATAATTTTAGTTTTCAATGAAATTTTAAAAAGTCAAATAATTATTTTTAACTAAAATGATACAATTTATTAAAATAATAATTAATATATTTTTTAAATAAAAATGTATAGAAAAAATATATTATTCCATAATATTGATATTGACAAAATATTGACAACATTTATACATATAGCTATAATGAAAAAAATAACTTATTTTTAAGGAGTTGACAAATGATTATTGGTATTGATATTGGTAATACACATATAGTTACAGGAGTTTATGATGGTGAGGGAAAATTAATTTCAACATTTAGAATAGCTACAAATGATAAAATGACAGAGGATGAATATTTTTCATATTTTAATAATATTACAAAATATAATAATATTTCTATTGAAAAAGTAGATGATATTTTAGTTTCATCTGTTGTACCAAATATTATAATAACTTTTCAATTTTTTGCTAGAAAATATTTTAAGGTTGAAGCCATAGTAGTTGATTTAGAAAAGAAAATTCCTTTTACTTTTGCAAAAGGAATAAATTATACAGGTTTTGGTGCAGATAGAATAATTGATATAACAGAAGCAATGCAAAAATATCCTGATAAAAATTTGGTAATTTTTGATTTTGGAACTGCAACTACTTATGATGTATTAAAAAAGGGAGTGTATATTGGTGGAGGAATACTTCCAGGAATAGATATGTCTATTAATGCTTTATATGGGAATACAGCAAAACTTCCAAGAGTAAAATTTACAACTCCTAGTAGTGTATTAGGTACTGATACAATGAAACAAATCCAAGCAGCAATATTTTTTGGATATGCTGGACAAATAAAACATATAATTAAAAAAATTAATGAGGAACTAAATGAAGAAATTTTTGTATTGGCAACTGGTGGATTAGGTAAAATATTATCAGCTGAAATAGATGAAATAGATGAATATGATCCTAATTTAAGTTTAAATGGACTTTATACATTATATAAATTGAATAAATAAAAAAAAATAGAAGTTATTGAAAATTTTAAATTCAATAACCTCTTTTTATCTAAGAAAAATTATCCACTGCTTTCATCGTTATAACTTTAATTTTTGAAAAATCTGTCATATCACTAAAAATATTGCTGTCACAACAGCTTGAACCAGAAGAACAAGAATGAGAGCTACAAGAAGATGAAGAACAACTTGAGCAAGCTCTATCTTTTTTTGTTTTACAGCAATCTCCTTCTTCATTTAAACTTTCTCTTTTCATAAATTCTTCATAACTTTCAAGGTAACCATTTTCTTCTAAAATTTTAAAACTTTTGTCCAAAATGCTTTTATCTATACCTAAATTTTTCATTATAGCATTTTCACTATATACAGCAGAGGATAATAGAAATTTAATAATTTTTATTTCTAATTCTGTCAAAATAAAAACCTCCTTACTATCCTTGACTGAAAAAATTATAACATTAAATTATAGAAAAAAAAAGAAAAATATGTTAAAATTATAAAGATCTTCTAAAAACTAAATAATTAAGGAGTTTTATCTTGGATATTACAATTTTAAAAGGGATACTGACAGGGTTTATTTTATCTTTACCCTTTGGACCTGTAGGGGTTTATTGTATGGAGCTCACCATTGTTGAGGGAAGATGGAAAGGCTACATAACAGCATTGGGAATGGTTACCATTGATATGGTCTATTCAGCAGTTGCTTTACTATTTCTCTCAAGTGTTAAAGATTATGTTATAAAATATGAGAATTGTTTATCTCTTTTTATAGGAATATTTTTGATGATAGTTTCTTCAAAGAAACTTTTAAGGAAAATTGAATTAAAAGAATTAAATGTTGATTTTAAAAGTATGTTACAAAATTATTTAACAGGAGTTGGATTTGCTATAGTAAATATTTCTAGTATTTTAGTCATAGCTACAGTGTTTGCTTTTTTTAGAATTTTAGATGAAGCTAATACTTTAACTTCTATAGAAACAGTAGTAGGAGTTGGACTTGGAGGCTCAAGTTTATGGTTTTTTACAACATATATAATTTCACATTTTAGAAGTCTTTTTGGAAAGGAAAAACTTATAAAAATAATAAAAATAGCAAATGGAGTTATTTTTATATTAGCATTATTTGTCACTATATATAGTGTAAGACAAATAATGATAAATTAAGAAAGGAACAGTATGATAGAAACAAAAAATGTTGCACCTGAATTTAAGAAGTATCTTGAATTTGATAGCAACAATAGTAATATTAGAATTGGTGTGGCTATGAG is part of the Fusobacterium nucleatum genome and encodes:
- the scpB gene encoding SMC-Scp complex subunit ScpB; translation: MSIKNQVESIIFLGGDENKIKDLAKFFKISIEDMLKILLELKDDRKDTGINLEVDSEIVYLSTNPLYGEVINNYFEQETKPKKLSSASIETLSIIAYKQPVTKSEIESIRGVSVDRIISNLEERKFIRNCGKQESGRKANLYEVTDKFLSYLGIKNITELPDYDLLKEKIKIMENITTNED
- a CDS encoding Maf family protein; this encodes MILASNSQRRQEILKDAGFNFKVITSNIEEISDKKIITERILDIAEKKLEQIAKNNVNEFILAADTVVELNGKVFGKPKNREEAFKFLKTLSSKVHRVITAYVFKNISKNILIREVVVSEVKFFDLDNDTINWYLDTGEPFDKAGAYGIQGYGRVLVEKIDGDYYSIMGFPISNFLKNLRKIGYKTSQIDKI
- a CDS encoding lysine transporter LysE, with product MDITILKGILTGFILSLPFGPVGVYCMELTIVEGRWKGYITALGMVTIDMVYSAVALLFLSSVKDYVIKYENCLSLFIGIFLMIVSSKKLLRKIELKELNVDFKSMLQNYLTGVGFAIVNISSILVIATVFAFFRILDEANTLTSIETVVGVGLGGSSLWFFTTYIISHFRSLFGKEKLIKIIKIANGVIFILALFVTIYSVRQIMIN
- a CDS encoding rRNA pseudouridine synthase, whose amino-acid sequence is MRINKFLSTLGIASRRAIDKYIDEGKIVVNGNIASPGMDIDENDTILIDGKKIETKINEEKVYFMLNKPLEVLSSSSDDRGRKTVVDLIKTDKRIFPIGRLDYMTSGLILLTNDGELFNRVVHPKSEIYKKYYIKILGKLKKEEIDELKKGVLLDDGKTLPAKISGIKYDKNKTSMYISIREGRNRQIRRMIEKFEYKVLMLRREKIGELALGDLPEGKYRELTKQEVEYLYSI
- the gatC gene encoding Asp-tRNA(Asn)/Glu-tRNA(Gln) amidotransferase subunit GatC, which codes for MALTKEEVLKIAKLSKLSFEDKEIEKFQVELNDILKYIDMLNEVDTSKVKPLVYINEAVNNFREKEEKPSLEIKKVLLNAPESAENAIVVPKVIGE
- a CDS encoding ArsR family transcriptional regulator: MTELEIKIIKFLLSSAVYSENAIMKNLGIDKSILDKSFKILEENGYLESYEEFMKRESLNEEGDCCKTKKDRACSSCSSSSCSSHSCSSGSSCCDSNIFSDMTDFSKIKVITMKAVDNFS
- a CDS encoding type III pantothenate kinase; translation: MIIGIDIGNTHIVTGVYDGEGKLISTFRIATNDKMTEDEYFSYFNNITKYNNISIEKVDDILVSSVVPNIIITFQFFARKYFKVEAIVVDLEKKIPFTFAKGINYTGFGADRIIDITEAMQKYPDKNLVIFDFGTATTYDVLKKGVYIGGGILPGIDMSINALYGNTAKLPRVKFTTPSSVLGTDTMKQIQAAIFFGYAGQIKHIIKKINEELNEEIFVLATGGLGKILSAEIDEIDEYDPNLSLNGLYTLYKLNK
- a CDS encoding rod shape-determining protein, producing MKKFLGKILGIFSDDLGIDLGTSNTLICMKNKGIILREPSVVAISTKTKEIFEVGEKAKHMIGRTPSTYETIRPLRNGVIADYEVTEKMLRCFYKRIKSGTFLNKPRVIICVPAGITQVEKRAVMEVTREAGAREAYLIEEPMAAAIGVGINIFEPEGSMVVDIGGGTSELAVVSLGGVVKKSSFRVAGDRFDTAIVDYVRQKHNLLIGEKSAEDIKIKIGTVSPEEEEMEIEVSGKYVLNGLPKDITLTSSELIDTLSALVQEIIEEIRVVFEKTPPELAADIKKRGIYISGGGALLRGIDKKISAGLNLKVTISEDPLNAVINGIGVLLNNFSLYSRVLVSTETEY